The window AAATATCTTTTTCATCAAACTCAGTTAATAATTCTTTTGTATTGTAAACATTATATTCTCTCCTTCGACTTTTCTTCGAAAATTCACTCGAATTGACGTTTCTTTATAAAATATTTTTTCCGTCAAACTCAGTTAATAATTCTTTTGTACTGTAAACATTATAAACTCTCCTTCGATTTTTCTTCGAAAAATCACTCGAATTGACGTTTCTTTATAAAATATTTTTTCCGTCAAACTCAGTTAATAATTCTTTAATATCGTAAACATTATAGGCCCCTTCGATTTTTCGTTTAATGAATTTTAACGGTGTTCTCCATGAAAACGGTTTTTTTCGTGCAATCCCGTTAAAATCATTTTCCCCAGGATTTAACAATCTTTCGGTAATTTTTTTAAGATGTTTGATGTAGGGAACATAAAGAATTTGAATGTCTTGCTCCTTCAATTTATAAATGCCTAGTTCAACTTGATTGTTTTCCAATAAAATGAAATAATGAAAATGGTAAAAAACGAGCTTAAAATTTTTATCGGATAAATCGTATTGTTGAATATTCCAGGGGGCCACTCCCCCGCCTCTGTTTTCAAGCACATGAACAATTCCTTTAAATCGTTCGGTCCAGTCGTCCAAATATTTTTGATCGCCAAATTTCCCGTCTTCATGCCTTGCATAGCACCAATCGATGCAAGCATTTCGCCACCAATTAAGCACTTTCATTCCATCCTGACTGTTTTTAAAAGTCATAAATTGCACACAATAAATCCCGCTTTTTGCACTTTGATCATACTTTTTGGTGTATCGATGGTCGGTAATCAAAACCGATTTTTCTCCCATTTCTTCAATTAAGACGGAAGGATCGGAAAAGAAGTACAAATCGGCATCTAAATAAGTGCAACAATTTAACTTATAAGTTTCAATGGCATATTTAATAATTGAGGAGGTGGAGGTCCAGCAATACTCGGCTGCAGTTCTATCACTTTTTACTTTCAACAATTCCTCGTCTTCAAATTCGTTTAGCGAGATAACCGTAATCGATTCAAGGTTTAGTTTTTTGAGCAGAGAATAACTTTGATCATCAAAAGCAAAAATATATAAATGAAAATTCGCACTGTGCTTTTTCAGCGACTCATACATTGCCAACCCGCGGGTCAGATAATTACGATCGAATAAAGTGCAGTAATTATACATCTTTAACTTTTTTTGCAAGAATGATATTATCCAGATACAAGTCGTTGTTTTTAGGCAAAATTACGGAGAAAATAAGTCCCAGGATATTTATTGGAGCCATTAAAATTAATGTGAATAAGAGGTTTAAGAATACATATTTTGTCAATGTAATTTTATAAATATAGGCATTGAGTAATTGGAATATAACGGTAATTCCATTATTGCTCTTTCGCTGCTCAACAGTCTCAAATCCCTCTTCAGCCAAAATATGTCTTAAGCCAAAGAATGAATATCTTGCATAATCAAAGGGTTGTTCGTGCTCGTCCCAAACAAACGGAACAGTCATTAACATCAGCCCACCTATTTTAGTGACCCTGTTTATTTCTTTTAAAAAAGCGTGAGGATTAAATACATGTTCAAAAACCTGATTTGTGATGATGCTATCAAAACGCTTGTCCTCAAATGGCAAGGTCCTTCCATCATAAAAGTAATCTACTTTTGGATTATTCCTATTAGCTTCATTTTCAATTTCAACACCAATATAATCATCAACATTGCAGGCACCCTCGTAGGGCTTGCTCCCGCATCCAACGTCCAAAAGCTTACCCTTTAAATTTTTAGCCAACGCTACTACATTTTTATTTAAGCCTTTCCGTGCAAAATAAAATGGATTGGTAAAGAGCCCTATAAACTTAGGTGCAAATTGTTCTCTTTTATATATTTTTTTCAGTTGATTAAGCATTCTTTTTCAAGATCATTCCTTTAAAAATACACTCTTTTCCTTTTCCATCATTCGCTTCGAATTCTTCTATCAATCTATAATTTTTTGAAAGAAAATACTTTGTAAAAAATTGCTTATCAAAAAACCAACAAGGATAGCTCGCTTCATAAATACTTGGTGGGACTATTTGAAGTTTGATTTTATCCTGGTTATCGAAACTAAAAGGGGTTCTATCAATCAAAATATATTCAAACTCATGTTTTAATATCCCATCAAGCAATTGGTAAGGTTTTTCGATATACTGCAAAACACTTGATAAAAGAAGTACCGTTGGTTTCTCATTTTTCACACACGCTTCAACCTCAAAGTAAAAATGCAAGTTTTCATCCTCAAAATCACGTTTTCCGATCTCAACAAAGTGCTTTTGCTCAACAATATTCCATGATATATGAGGAAGTGCATCGAGAAATCTTTTATTTTGATAATAAGTACTCCCCAGGCTGCCTCCAAAGTCGAGAACGCTTAATCCTTTAGGTTTATTGGCAGACGCGAGCATTAACCCTGTTGATAATGGCCATGAATATTCAATTTCGTTAAAAACTACACTGTCCCTCTCAAAGGCTACCTCCCCATTCTTTACCTTTAAGAGCGCCTCTTTTACTTTATGAATGATTATATCATCTTCGTAGCCTTTTGCCTCTGATTTTGCCTCTTCCCATGTAGTATAATCCCCTTTCCATCCAAATTTTCGATTTTTAAAATGTTCCAGAAACGTTGTAAATATTGGTGGAAGGAGCTTTTTTACATAAATTTTTGTGGAATTTTCCTTTATTTTCGAATTTGACTTTTTAACTAGATTTTGTTTAATTGAGTTGAAAAAAATTTGAAATTTTTTTCTTGAATTTACATCTTCGAGTAAATCAATTTTTGAAATTTTAATATCCTTATTAAGCTGAACACGATATACATCGGATGGTCCACAATGCCTCCCGCTACTGTCGTCACCAATATTTTGCACATATGATACTGAAGGATAAAGTGTCAACATTTCCTTTAAGAATACACTCATCGACCACCTTATGGCCCAAGAACTATTTTTGCCCCGAATTTGATTTTTCAACATTCTGACATATCCATAACTATTGTTAAAATCAACTTCTTTTTTTAAATTTTTCCTATTGATTTCCTTAAGAAGTTTCTTTCCATCCGGTTCAAAATGTCTCCAGGCACGGTCCCAGGTTGCCCAACCCCAACAATCGGCCCCTTTAATGAAAAAGGTATCAGGGAGATTGTTTATCGGAAAAACATATCCATGAATTGAAGCGACTTTATCTTCATCTTTATAGATTTCCAAAGCCTCATTCATAAATTTCAAAAACATGGGGCTTGTTACAAGGTCATCCTCCAACACAATTATTTTTCCATATTTATTTACAATATCTGTAACTCCATCGATGATTGAATTTGCGAGTCCCCAATTTTTTTCTCTTTCAAGGATCGTAATTTTCCTGAATCCTTTAATTGTATGAATATAATTTCTAACCTCATTTACCTTTTTTACGCTATTTTCGTTTGCAGGGGCATCTGAATAAATAAAAAGTTCACTCTCGTTTGCCAGTTCATTTTGCTGCAATGCTTTAACCGTTTGCATTGTGTGCAAAGGACGGTTATAAACAAAAAGAACAATAGGAGCCAACTTCATGCTAAATAGTTAAAGTTTTTATACGACAATCTTTGATTTCAAATGCATAGCATTCCCAATTATGATTATATAATCGCATCTTCTTTCACGCTTGTAACTTTAGATGCTGAAATAAATTTCCAAATACCATAAGCAAGCAAAGAAAAAACTGACAAGAGTAATAAGTAAGATGAATATTTATTAATTGCATTTCCCAGAATATAGGATCTGGGTTCAAACTTAAACACTATGGTATGATTGCCAGCCGGAATAACAAGCGATCTGAATAAATAATTAGCCCTTAAATAATCCACAGGTTTATCATCAATATATACATGCCATCCTTTGGGATAATATATCTCTGAAAATACTGCCAGCATATTGGCATTTGAGCTCGACTTATAGGTTAAGATATGCGGTTTATAATTTTCCAGTTTGATCGAAGCCATTGGGTCAAATCCTAAATTTCCCAATTCCATCCCTTTAAACTCAATATTTACGGCTGCATCTTCTCGTGGGTTTACGCTTGTCATAGCCGCAAATTCATCATTTGCATTTTCGACCCATTTTATATTTTTAACAAACCAGGCATTGCCCATTGCATCCCTATTAAGGAAAGCAGACTGATCAGGATTTGTTATAATGTACTTTGTATTTAACATGTTTAACAAGCTGTAAGAATCACGATTTTGCCCGGATTGGACATTTCTTCCGAAATTTACAATTTGTTGTTCAAGTACCCTGCTATCGATCAAATCCTGATAACGCCTTAATTTAGCAGGGCTGTATCCGCTTAATGATTTATGATAATAAGATGTTAATGCATCCGAAAAGTTGATACCTCCCGATAAGTTTAAAACCCGATAGTTGGTGGTTAAATTCAATGCCAATAAAGGTGGACTCTCATTATTTTTTAAAATCGGGGCATCTTTATACGTAGCAAGAAATGACTCAACTCCGGATTTAACCACCGGTGAAAGTGTTTCAATGTTATAAATTGACAAATCGGCTTTTGTTGGCGCAAAAGATGCTTCGGTAGAACGAACCGTTTTAAAATCCTTATATGAAACATACCTTGTATCAACCAAAGCTAAATCCAACAACATGAGAATTAACATTGAAGTACCCAGTAATAATTTTTTGAGTTTTTTGGTATGATATAGCCACAATACACCAGCACCGGCAATTATGAAGAAAAAAGAACGGATTGCATCAATCCTTAACATTGATTTACGGTCAATCATCAATGCATTAACAAACTCAGGGTTGTTCGCATAATTAGCATCGATCGGGCCTGTAAAACTTCCTGCTAATCCGGGAAACAAAGCAAAAATTAAGGCAATACCACCAACGATTGCAAATGCCCACTTAATTGCAAACAGAAATTTCTTTTTATTATAATCTTTAAATAATTCGTTTAAAGCAAGTATCCCAAAAAAAGGAATCGTATATTGAATAATGATAAGAATGGTAGTGACTGCCCTAAATTTATTATATAACGGAAAATAGTTGAAAATAAATCGGTTAAAAATATCAAAATGATAACCCCAGGCTAAAATCAATGCAAATAAAGAAATACTTAATATCCACCATTTTTCTTTGTTCTGAAGGAAAAACATTGCAAATACAAACAAGAAAACAGCCAATGCTCCCATGTATGCAGGGCCTTCAGTAGATGGCTGAGGCCCCCAATATAAAGGCAATTGCTTAATTACCTGGTTGGCTTGTGCCCGATTACTCTGGCTATAAAGTTTATAAACTTCTGATTTTTCAGAAAGCTCTCCGACCGTGCTGCCCCCTCTAAAATTGGGAATCAATAAATTAAATGACTCCCCAAGGCCATAACTCCACTGTGTGGCATATTCAAAGTCCAATCCATCTGCTTTAGCTGCTTGTCCGGAAGCGGTATTTGCAGATAAAATTGTGTTGCCCCGAGCAGAAAACCGGGTATATTCACGGGTAGTCCATATCGAACTGATATTTGTTAAGCCGGCCAATAATGCAGCAACGAATAAAATGGCTGTTATTTTCAAAAAGTCAATGAGAGTTTTAGTCTTTAAAGCCATTATTAAATAATGTATCCCAATCGCGACAACAATAAGTATGTTATAATAAACTATTTGATAATGTCCCGATGCAATTTCCATGGCAAGAAATAATGCCATAACTATTGCACCTATGATCACTTTTCGCTCTTTGTAAGCCAGGTAAATCCCGGCGATAACTCCCGGCATATATGCCAAACCAATTACCTTGGTTACATGGCCCGCACCAATAATTATGATAAAATAGGATGAGAAAGCATAAGCTACACTGCCAACTATACTGAGCCATGGATTTACGCCATAACAAATCAATAATAGATAAAACGATATCATGGCAATAAAAAGATAAGCTATTGGCCCATCGCCGGTAAAAAAGTTAATGAATTGCGTTATAATATACAAGGGTGCCTCACCTTTTATCCAAATCGTATAAGCCGGCATTCCACCAAAGGCTGAATTCGTCCATGCACAATCATCACCGGTAAGCGACACATAAGGTATGATTTCACCCTGTTGGCTTTTTGCCGTAATATTATCTGTTCCGTGCAATACTTTACCTTGACTTGCAGGTAGAAAATAAATGTATGAAATAATCAGAAAAGCAACAATTGCTATGATGTGAGGTAGAACTGTTTTTAATATATTTTTTTTCTGCATCGCTATAAATATTTCGTTCTGAATAATGGAACAATTTTTAATTTAAGTAAAACATTATCAAAGATAAAGAAGATGTGAGAAAGCAAACATTGAAATATTCCGAAATGCGTGTTCAGGATATGGATCCTGTCGAGCCAGCTCTTTATCAAATTTTGATTCGAAAACCCTCCTTCAGTGAAATTTGAGATTATCGTTTTTGTAAAAATAATTTGTTTTGAGGCTTTCAAGGATTTAATTACCCAGTCAACATCGGCTGCAAATTTATATTGCAAGTCATAAAATGGAGCGATCTCCCTTTTTACAAATATCGACTGATGACAAACAACCATTCCTCGTCTGAAACTTTTCCATGTTAAATTTTGGGGTAATTTTTTACGACGAAGCCCTAATTGTTCTCCTTCATTACCAAGAATCAATGTTTCTCCATAAAATATTTCAGCTGAAGGATACTTTTCAAATGGGATTTTTTCAAGAGTATCAATTTCATTAAAAGAATCGCCTGCATTTAAGAACAACAGATAATCACCTTTTGCCAAACCAATTCCTTTATTCATGGCATCATAGATTCCATTATCCGGCTCACTGATCCAATGAGCAATTGATTTTTCAAATTTTTTTATTACCCTAATTGTTGAATCTGTTGAACCACCATCAATGATGATAAGTTCATAAATTTTAGCAGACTGTTCAAAAATACTCTTGAGTGTCCCTTCAAGGATATCTCCGCAGTTATATGTTACGGTAATTATACTAACTTTTGGAATCATCAATTATGACTATCTTTTATTTTGTAAACTAATAAGCATTTTAATTCCTTCTTCTAAACCAATTTTATGCTTCCAACCAAGTTTCCATAACTGAGAAGGATCTGTGACCTTTCGCATGGTCCCATCCGGCTTATCAGGATTAAATTGAAAACTGCCTTTAAAACTTATTTGTTTCTTAATCAGTTCGGCCAATTCTTTAATGGTGATTTCTTCACCGGTACCTATATTAACATGTGTGTTTCGAATTTCTTTCGGCTGATCCGCCATTTGAGGGATTAAATCGTTAAAGTTTATATTCTTCATAATATGTACACATGCATC of the Bacteroidota bacterium genome contains:
- a CDS encoding glycosyl transferase — translated: MYNYCTLFDRNYLTRGLAMYESLKKHSANFHLYIFAFDDQSYSLLKKLNLESITVISLNEFEDEELLKVKSDRTAAEYCWTSTSSIIKYAIETYKLNCCTYLDADLYFFSDPSVLIEEMGEKSVLITDHRYTKKYDQSAKSGIYCVQFMTFKNSQDGMKVLNWWRNACIDWCYARHEDGKFGDQKYLDDWTERFKGIVHVLENRGGGVAPWNIQQYDLSDKNFKLVFYHFHYFILLENNQVELGIYKLKEQDIQILYVPYIKHLKKITERLLNPGENDFNGIARKKPFSWRTPLKFIKRKIEGAYNVYDIKELLTEFDGKNIL
- a CDS encoding class I SAM-dependent methyltransferase, whose protein sequence is MLNQLKKIYKREQFAPKFIGLFTNPFYFARKGLNKNVVALAKNLKGKLLDVGCGSKPYEGACNVDDYIGVEIENEANRNNPKVDYFYDGRTLPFEDKRFDSIITNQVFEHVFNPHAFLKEINRVTKIGGLMLMTVPFVWDEHEQPFDYARYSFFGLRHILAEEGFETVEQRKSNNGITVIFQLLNAYIYKITLTKYVFLNLLFTLILMAPINILGLIFSVILPKNNDLYLDNIILAKKVKDV
- a CDS encoding methyltransferase, TIGR04325 family, whose product is MKLAPIVLFVYNRPLHTMQTVKALQQNELANESELFIYSDAPANENSVKKVNEVRNYIHTIKGFRKITILEREKNWGLANSIIDGVTDIVNKYGKIIVLEDDLVTSPMFLKFMNEALEIYKDEDKVASIHGYVFPINNLPDTFFIKGADCWGWATWDRAWRHFEPDGKKLLKEINRKNLKKEVDFNNSYGYVRMLKNQIRGKNSSWAIRWSMSVFLKEMLTLYPSVSYVQNIGDDSSGRHCGPSDVYRVQLNKDIKISKIDLLEDVNSRKKFQIFFNSIKQNLVKKSNSKIKENSTKIYVKKLLPPIFTTFLEHFKNRKFGWKGDYTTWEEAKSEAKGYEDDIIIHKVKEALLKVKNGEVAFERDSVVFNEIEYSWPLSTGLMLASANKPKGLSVLDFGGSLGSTYYQNKRFLDALPHISWNIVEQKHFVEIGKRDFEDENLHFYFEVEACVKNEKPTVLLLSSVLQYIEKPYQLLDGILKHEFEYILIDRTPFSFDNQDKIKLQIVPPSIYEASYPCWFFDKQFFTKYFLSKNYRLIEEFEANDGKGKECIFKGMILKKNA
- a CDS encoding YfhO family protein, with amino-acid sequence MQKKNILKTVLPHIIAIVAFLIISYIYFLPASQGKVLHGTDNITAKSQQGEIIPYVSLTGDDCAWTNSAFGGMPAYTIWIKGEAPLYIITQFINFFTGDGPIAYLFIAMISFYLLLICYGVNPWLSIVGSVAYAFSSYFIIIIGAGHVTKVIGLAYMPGVIAGIYLAYKERKVIIGAIVMALFLAMEIASGHYQIVYYNILIVVAIGIHYLIMALKTKTLIDFLKITAILFVAALLAGLTNISSIWTTREYTRFSARGNTILSANTASGQAAKADGLDFEYATQWSYGLGESFNLLIPNFRGGSTVGELSEKSEVYKLYSQSNRAQANQVIKQLPLYWGPQPSTEGPAYMGALAVFLFVFAMFFLQNKEKWWILSISLFALILAWGYHFDIFNRFIFNYFPLYNKFRAVTTILIIIQYTIPFFGILALNELFKDYNKKKFLFAIKWAFAIVGGIALIFALFPGLAGSFTGPIDANYANNPEFVNALMIDRKSMLRIDAIRSFFFIIAGAGVLWLYHTKKLKKLLLGTSMLILMLLDLALVDTRYVSYKDFKTVRSTEASFAPTKADLSIYNIETLSPVVKSGVESFLATYKDAPILKNNESPPLLALNLTTNYRVLNLSGGINFSDALTSYYHKSLSGYSPAKLRRYQDLIDSRVLEQQIVNFGRNVQSGQNRDSYSLLNMLNTKYIITNPDQSAFLNRDAMGNAWFVKNIKWVENANDEFAAMTSVNPREDAAVNIEFKGMELGNLGFDPMASIKLENYKPHILTYKSSSNANMLAVFSEIYYPKGWHVYIDDKPVDYLRANYLFRSLVIPAGNHTIVFKFEPRSYILGNAINKYSSYLLLLSVFSLLAYGIWKFISASKVTSVKEDAII
- a CDS encoding glycosyltransferase; amino-acid sequence: MIPKVSIITVTYNCGDILEGTLKSIFEQSAKIYELIIIDGGSTDSTIRVIKKFEKSIAHWISEPDNGIYDAMNKGIGLAKGDYLLFLNAGDSFNEIDTLEKIPFEKYPSAEIFYGETLILGNEGEQLGLRRKKLPQNLTWKSFRRGMVVCHQSIFVKREIAPFYDLQYKFAADVDWVIKSLKASKQIIFTKTIISNFTEGGFSNQNLIKSWLDRIHILNTHFGIFQCLLSHIFFIFDNVLLKLKIVPLFRTKYL